AATGTGGAGGAATACCAAGATAACCAGTACTAGTGGTAGTGCAATAACGTGCAGTGCGAAGAAGCGGTTAAGCGTTGCACCTGAAATTACGTAGTCACCACGGATCCAAAGCGTTAAGTCATCACCAATTACAGGGATTGCACCGAATAGTGAAATGATTACCTGAGCACCCCAGAAAGACATCTGACCCCATGGTAATAAGTAGCCCATGAAAGCTTCAGCCATTAGTGCTAGGAAGATAAACATACCGAACAACCACAGTAATTCACGTGGCTTTTGATAAGAACCATAGATCATACCGCGGAACATGTGAAGATAGACCACGATAAAGAATGCGGATGCGCCGGTAGAGTGTAGGTATCGCAATAACCAACCATATTCAACATCACGCATGATATATTCTACTGATGCAAATGCACCTTCAGCAGAAGGTACAAAGTTCATGGTTAGCCAGATACCAGTTACAATCTGGTTTACCAGTACTAGAATGGCTAGTGAACCAAACAAGTACCAGAAGTTAAAGTTTTTTGGCGCTGGGTATTGAGCAATGTGCATATTCCAGACGCGAGTCATCGGAATACGAGCATCGATCCAATCAACAACTTTGCCCACTACGCCCGTATTTGCTGCTTTATCTACATTAACAGACATTATGCAACCCCTTCTTCTTCACCTACCAAGATGGTAGTGTCGTCAATAAAGGTATACGGAGGGATCTCTAAGTTTAGAGGTGCAGGTACGTTTTGGAATACGCGCCCCGCCATATCAAACTTCGAACCGTGACAAGGACAGAAGAAACCACTATCAGTGCCTTCTACTTTTTCACCAAAGCTTCCATTAAGGAAAGATGGTGAACATCCTAAGTGAGTACAAATCCCAACCGCGACGAAAAGCTCAGGTCGCTTAGAACGGTAACCGTTCTGCGCGGATGCCAACTGCTGTGGCTCTTCAGAGTTAGGATCACGAAGTTGGTCTTCGTGTTGCTTCATTTGTTCTAGCATTTTTGGTGTACGATTAACAATCCAAACTGGTTTGCCTCGCCACTCAACACGAATAAGTTGTCCAGACTCAAGTTTGCTGATATCTACTTCTACAGGCGCACCTGCAGATTTAGCTCGCTCACTTGGATTCCAGGACGCAATAAAAGGAACAGCAGCTCCAACCGCACCAACGCCACCTACAACAGAGGTAGCGATAGTTAAAAAGCGACGTCGGCTGTTGTCTACAGGCGCATTGCTCATCCACTTATCTCCACTTGATTCCCAACACTTGCTATATTGAGAACATCAGTTACAGCAGGTTAATTTAAGAAATTACAAAATAGACGCGATCATAAATAAATACCTTGATTAAAACAAGGTTATTCCAGATCCATGCCCGAATAAACCCGCAGATAATCATCTATGATTACTTCGAGCATGAAACCGAGTATTTATAATATCGCATCTGACACAACAATATACTGACTAAGATCAACCCCCCGACTAAGGATACGCACCAAATCGCGTGACTGGATCTCAGGTCTTTCTACTTGCTTCGCCAATTGTAGCAAAAAAAACCGTCAAGTTACCGCTCGAATTGCACTAATTATTATATTTATTGAACTTTTTTAACTCGACGCGATATTTTTGAGCAAATAAGCAGGACAAAACGAATGAGATACCTCGTAAATACGAGAAATTGATGTGCATAGGAAATGCTAAAAACAAAAAACCCAGCATAAGCTGGGTTTTTGAATTCTTGAAACGTAATAAATTAACGCTTAGAGAACTGTGTCTTCTTACGTGCTTTCTTAAGACCAACTTTCTTACGCTCAACTTTACGAGCATCGCGAGTAACAAAGCCAGCTTTACGTAGAGTTGGACGTAGAGACTCGTCAAACTCCATTAGTGCACGTGTGATACCGTGACGGATAGCACCCGCTTGACCAGTTGTACCACCACCTGCAACAGTGATGTATAGATCAAACTTTTCTGTCATTTCAACTAGCTCTAGAGGCTGACGAACAACCATGCGAGAAGTTTCACGACCGAAGAACTCTTCTAAAGAGCGCTTATTGATTACGATGTTGCCAGTGCCTGGGCGTAGGAATACGCGAGCACTTGAACTTTTACGACGACCTGTACCGTAGTATTGATTTGCCATGATAGTGCTCCTTAAATGTCTAGAACCTGAGGCTGCTGTGCAGCGTGGTTGTGCTCGTTACCAGCGTAAACTTTAAGTTTACGGAACATTTCACGACCTAGAGGACCGCGAGGTAACATGCCTTTAACCGCTTTCTCGATGATCATTTCAGGCTTTTTAGCTTGAAGTTTCTCAAAGTTGATAGACTTAAGGCCACCTGGGTAACCAGAGTGAGCATAGTACATTTTGTCCTGAGTTTTGTTACCAGTTACAGTAACTTTCTCAGCGTTGATTACGATGATGTAGTCACCAGTGTCAACGTGTGGAGTATACTCAGCTTTGTGCTTACCGCGAAGGCGACGAGCGATTTCAGTAGCGATGCGACCTAAAGTTTTACCTTCAGCGTCAACTACGTACCAGTCACGTTTTACAGTTTCTGGTTTAGCAACAAACGTTTTCATTATAAAAATCCAAAGTTTTCAATTTTAAAACCACAGGCAGTCCTTGGACTACCGCTCTACTTGTATTTGCTTTAACCCCTTCGAGTTTAAGACTTTTATGCCGCTCAAGTCAGTGGCTAAGCCGACGAGGGCAATAGAACGCAACGTGGCAGGCCGCGGATTATAGCAAGCCTTCTGGGTGAAAACCAGCGCTTGGTGCTTTTTTCTACAAGAAAATCTGAAGAATTTCGAAAAAAATAGAAAAGGCAAAAAATCCAAGGAAATGGCGACGTGTGCGTGACAAGGACTCGTTCAAATAGGATGTTTACAAACACCCACACCGAACAAGTCCTCTTAACAAAAAAGTAATTGCCGTTAGGCTAAATGCTCTTTTGCTAAATACTCATGGGATTGCATTTCTTGCAAACGGCTAATGCAGCGTTTGAACTCAAAGTTCAGTGTACCTTCGGTATAAAGCTCAGTAATAGGCGCTGCAGCCGAGATGATAAGCGTCACATTACGCTCATAAAACTCATCGACAAGCGCAATAAAGCGCCTTGCCGCATCATCGTTTTGCTGACCCATTTGCTTCACATTAGATAGAATCACTGTGTTATATAAGCGACTGATCTCCATGTAATCCACTTGCGAACGAGCGGTTTCACATAGCGCAGGGAAATCAAACATGACAATACAATCAGACACCATTCGAGTTTGGATCATTCGACCTTCAATCTCAATCGCTTGTCCGGCTTTACCCGGCTCCGGAGAGAGTTTGTTAAAGTAGTCGAATAAGTTTTCATCCGCTTGTTTATCAAGTGGGCTGTGAAAAATTTCCGCTTGTTCCAACGTGCGCAAACGATAGTCAATACCCGAGTCCACATTAACTACCTCAGTATTGGCTTTTACCAATTCAATGGCGGGTAAGAATCGCGCACGCTGCAAACCATTTTTATACAAATCATCAGGCACAATATTCGATGTGGCCACTAACACGATACCGCGCGCAAACAGCGCCTGCATTAATCCACCCAGTAACATAGCATCTGTGATGTCTTGAACGAAAAATTCATCAAAGCAGATAATGTCAGTTTCAGATTTGAAGGTATCAGCGATGCTCTCCAGAGGATTTTTCACTTCATTAAGCTTTTTCAGCTCTGCGTGAACACGATGCATAAAGCGGTGAAAATGCACCCGCATTTTGCGCTCCGTCGGCAACGCATCGTAAAAGGTATCAACCAGATAAGTTTTACCACGCCCTACTCCCCCCCAAAAGTATAACCCTTTCACTTTTGGCAGCTCAGCTTTACCAAACAAGCGCGAGAAGAAGTTTTGTTTGACCGGAGGCTGATTGATAAGGTCGTCATACAGTCGCTGTAAATGCTTTACGGCATTTTCTTGCGCGCTGTCATATTGAAAATCATCACGTTGTAGATCTTGCTGATATTTTTCCCAAGGCGTCATCGACTTAAATATTTTTTTACGATTTGTTTGTAGGTTATATTAACACGACTGTATTCACAGCGTATATTTAACTCTAACAGAGTTTTAATTTTATTTGCCGTTGAGGCACACAGGGAGAAACCTATGACTACCGTTACTTGGCTTGGATTACTGATCATTGTTGCCATTGCTGCATTCTTTTTAGGTGGCTTTGTAACGAAAAAGCAGTTCAAACACGACGAACTGGAAGTGCAGGCACAACAAGCTAAACACGACCTCGAGCAATATCGTCAAGACGTATCAGATCACCTAGCTAGCACCAAAAAGCTAGTAAATAAAATGCAGGATAGCTATCAGCAACTGCTTACTCATGTGGAAGAAACCAACCAACTACTGACACAGGAGCGTCCATCTCATCCTGCTGATCCTTTTTTCTCGAAAGAAACCACAGAACAACTACAAGCTTCTCTTCAAGCACGCCCAGAGAGAAGACGTAAACAAGACCCAAGTTTTGAGGCACCACCAAGTGACTATGCCGAAGGTGAAACTGGGTTATTTTCTGGTCAAAAAAAAGAAAGTGAGCAAATTAAAGCCTCTTGATGAAACTTTTTGTTGACCCCATAGTCTTTAAAAGAAGTTATTGATTCTAGGGCCTATTGATCTTTCAAGTTTGTTTTTGCAGCAGTTTGATTGGTATTTATACAAGGCAGAGCCTGCGTAGCATAGTTTTTCTATGTAAGCCTGGCGATAACGCGGTAGAAATGCCAATCAAGCGCTGCCCTTCGGGTTCACCTTAGTGCGCTTTGTTCATTGTTGCTCAACTTTTACCTAGGTTACTAGGCGGCAAGTCGAGCGTCGCGACCAAAACCCACTCGGGGGAACAAAAATCAAACAGCAAAGGTCAACAGGCCCTCGTAAAGGGCTAATTATCAGCCCCTTATGACTTATATTAACGCTAATAGCGGAGCACTTCACGACTATGAAATTTAAATTATCTTTGTTATCGGCCGCTTTACTTTCTTCTAGCTTATTGCTGTTACCGCAGCAAAGCATGGCCAAACTTCCTGTTGCCGTAGACGGCCAACAATTACCAACATTAGCGCCTATGCTAGAAAAAGTAGCCCCCGGCGTTGTTAGTATCCAAGTAAAAGGCGCTAAAGAAGTCCGTCGCCGCGTCGACCCTTTCGACTTTTTCTTTGGACAACCGCAACCACGTAGCCAAAAGCGTCCTTTTAGTGGCCTCGGTTCAGGTGTCATCATCGATGCGGATAAAGGCTATGTCGTTACAAACAATCACGTTATTGATGATGCCGACGAAATGCTTGTCACTTTAAAAGATGGCAGAGAGTTTGAAGCTAAATTAATCGGTAGCGACGCCGAATCTGATATCGCATTGCTACAAATCGACGGTGAAGACCTAACAGAAATCAAACTCGCTAATTCAGACAAGTTGAGAGTGGGTGATTTTTCCGTCGCTATTGGTAACCCATTTGGATTAAGTCATACAGTCACCTCAGGAATAATCAGTGCACTAGGCCGTAGCGGCTTAAATATCGAAGGCTATGAAGATTTTATCCAAACAGATGCGGCGATCAACCAAGGTAACTCAGGTGGTGCACTAGTTAACTTAAACGGCGAACTCATTGGTATCAACACCGCTATTTTAGGCGCGTCTGGCGGTAATGTCGGGATCGGCTTTGCTATTCCATCAAACATGATGAAAAACCTAGTTGACCAAATTGTTGAGTACGGAGAAGTTCGTCGCGGTTCATTGGGTATATTGGGTCGTACTTTAGATGCTGGTCTTGCTAAAGCGCAAGGCTTTGATGTTAAGCGCGGTGCTTATGTCATGCGCGTAGTGGAAGATTCAGCAGCGGACAAAGCGGGTCTGAAAGCCAATGATGTCATTGTCAGCCTAAACGGCGACGACATTGAAAGCTTTAATGAACTGCACGGTAAAGTCGCTACGATGGGTGAAGGTCGTGAGGTACGACTTGGTGTCTACCGTGATGGCAAAACCAAATTTATCGACGTAGAGCTTGGTGGTAAGCAAGAAGAACAGGCGAATGCAGAGGATGTACATCCAAACCTACGAGGCGCGGTGCTTGAAAGTGGCGAGCGCAACGGCAATGAAGGTGTTGTCATTACCTCAGTAGAACCTCGCTCACCAGCAGCACGTGTTGGCCTTGAAGAAGGCGATGTGATCATGCAAGTGAATCGCCAACGTGTCACTAGTGTTAAAGATATGTCTAAACTAATTAATGGTATTAAAGGCAATATCGTACTTGGGATTAAACGCGATCGCGAGACGGTTTTCTACCTCATTCAGTAATGAAATCGAAAAAATATTAAAAATGAAACACAGCGAAACTTGTCGCTGTGTTTTTTTTTGTGTCATTATTAGCAGTATTAGATAACGATAAATATAAGCTCTTGTGTTCAAATTAATTAAATTCATTTTTCCACCGCTGCTTGCCGGACTAGGGATCGCTTTTATCATCATTTGGTTTAATCCTGAGCTGAGGGCTAACTTGCCAAAACTTGAGGCCCCACATATTCAAGCTCATCATATGAGTTTTGCTGAAGCAGTAGAAAAAACAGCTCCAGCGGTCGTGACGATTTTTTCCGAGGGCTTTAGCAATCAGCCAAGATACCAGCGCCAAAGTACGGTTAGAGAGCTTGGCTCTGGCGTTATTATGAGCCGAGATGGCTACATACTGACAAACTATCATGTGGTGAACAATGCCGACCAAATCATTGTACTACTTCCTGACGGCCGCCAGTATAGCGATACGCAACTGATAGGCTTTGACACCATTACGGACTTAGCTTTATTAAAAATTCCAGCTGAAAATTTGCCTGTTATTCCTATCGATCATGACTACTCACCACGTGTCGGAGATGTGGTGCTCGCAATCGGTAACCCGCTGAACATTGGACAAACCATTACTCAAGGCATTATCAGTGCAACAGGCAAACAAACGCTTACAGAGAGCCAATTTAACAATTTACTGCAAATGGATGCGGCGATTAATGTTGGTAATTCAGGTGGTGCCGTTGTCAATTCTAATGGCGCGCTAGTTGGCATTACCTCGGCACAGTTTCGCACGCGTTTGAATATTGATATCCAAGGTATCTCTTTTGCAATCCCTTATGATCTTGCACTAGACGTCATGCATAAACTCATTATGGATGGCAGAGTGATCCGGGGCTACCTCGGCTTTAGGGGCACGCCAGTTGATAATACAGGTAAAAGCGTAACGGATCTCTACACACCAATTGTCGGCCTTGCTGTGAGCGAATTAGACCCGCTAGGTCCCGCATGGCAAGCTGGTATGAAAGAGCACGATATTGTGGTTAAAGTAGGTGGAGAGCCTGTGACTAATCCGCAAAGGACACTGAAGACGATTGGCAATACCGCGCCTGGTACTAAACTCGAGTTTGAAGTACTCAGAGGCGGTCAGCGCCTCACCATTACGGTGGAAGTCGCTGAACTCGAAACAGGGTTATATTAGGCAAAAAGATTAAGCAAAAAGCGTCCCCGAGGACGCTTTTTCGTTTCTTACCAATTCGCTTAATTAAGCTCAGGTTTTACGGCGTTTTATATTTGCACCTAAACGACTTAGCTTGTCTTCTATCTTCTGATAACCCCTATCAACGTGATAGATGCGATCTACTATGGTTTCGCCTGTTGCAACAATCCCCGTTAGAATAAGACTCGCCGATGCGCGTAAATCGGTTGCCATTACCTGCGCACCAGATAACGACTCAGTCTCACCACAAATTGCAGTGTTGCCTTCTAATCGAATATTCGCGCCCATGCGCTGTAGCTCAGGCACGTGCATAAAGCGGTTTTCAAAGATAGTTTCTGTGATTGTCGCGCTACCTTCAGCCACCACATTTAATGCGGTAAACTGAGCTTGCATGTCTGTTGGAAAGCCAGGATGTGGCATGGTTTTGATATTAACGGCTTTCAAAACGCGTTGACGCATATCCACATAAATACTGTCTTCACTTACCTCAACAATAGCATTGGCAGCTCGTAGCTTTTCAAGCACAGGTTCAAGGCTATGATAATCCGTGTTTTTACACAGCACTTCGCCTTTTGCCATTGCCGCAGCAACCAAAAAGGTCCCTGTTTCGATGCGATCTGGAAGGATTTTATGCTCACAACCATTAAGACGCTCAACACCTTCTATCTCAATTCGGCTCGAACCTGCACCGCGGATCTTGGCACCCATAGCAACCAAGCATTCAGCTAAGTTAATAATCTCTGGCTCTCTCGCAGCATTGTCTATCACAGTTTTACCATCGGCGAGGGTTGCAGCCATCAGTAAGTTTTCGGTAGCACCAACGCTGACGGTTTCCATAAAGATCTCGGCGCCACGAAGACGCCCCTCGGTTACCGCATGGATATAACCATTCTCAACTTTGATCTTTGCGCCCATTTTCTCAAGGCCCGAAATATGCAGATCGACTGGACGAGCACCGATAGCACAGCCTCCCGGTAGGGATACTTGCGCTTGACCAAACCTAGCTACTAATGGACCTAGCGCCAATACCGAAGCACGCATTTGTTTAACGAGCTCATAAGGTGCAAGCACGCTATTTACCGTTGCACCATTGATTTCTAAGATATCGCCGTCCCACTCAACTTCAGCACCCAATGTTTTTAATAAGGCTTCTGTGGTACCTATATCGCGTAAGTGCGGTACATTAGAAAAACGGCTTTTACCATCGCCAAGCAGAGCGGCGAATAAAATAGGTAGGGCTGCGTTTTTAGCCCCTGAAATAGTGACTTCACCGGCTAAAGTGGTGCCACCTTGGATAACAAACTGATCCATTGCGGCACTCCGTTATTGTGGAAGAATAAATTTGCGCTCTTTTTGCCATTCATCAGGTGTGAATGCACGAATACTAACAGCATGGATAGTGCCGTCTTTAATAGTATCCATCAGTGGGCCATAGATCAGCTGTTCTCTTTTCAGCCTTCTTAATCCGTCAAAACACGTTCCAACAGCAATGACTTCGTAGTGACTACCATTAGCTTTGACGATGATCTCGTCAAGCGATAGTGCATCTCTCAATAAAGTTTCGACTTGATTTGTTTCCATTAGACTCACTCAAATAGGGTTGTCACCTGTCCCAACTCCATTAAATTTTGCAGTTGCTCAGGCGTATTTTTCAGCTCGAGACGAATGTCGCGCTGTTTCAATTGACCTAAAGAGTGAATTAACCAAGCTAAGCCCGCGGTGTCAACCCTTGTCACCTCAGAAAGGTTAAAATAGACGGTTGATTGTGCATTTTTCAACACTTGAACGATGGTCGACTGTTTCAGTGCGCTTGGTAAACTCGCTCTCGTAAGTTCACCAGTTAACACGATTTCACCTTTACTTTCGGTGAATGAAATATTAGGCGTCACCATCATCCCCTCTAAATTGCACAGGTAACTTGCTCTTTTTATCTAACAGTTGGATCACATGTTCAATACCTTGTTGGCGCAAAATACCATGTAATTCTGTTTGCTTGGCATCTAGCAAGCTAATACCTTCCGCCATCATGTCAAAAGCACGCCAATCATTGTCTTTACCGCGTCTGACTTTAAAGTCAATTTTGATATCAGGTTTACCAGCTTCAACAATTTTTGTTTTTACAACAGCAATATCTTCTTTATCGAATGGGCGGTGCTCGCCGAATTCTACCTTTTGATCTTTATACTGGGTAAATACCCCTGCATAAGTCGCGATAAGATAGTTTCTAAACACATCGATAAACTCACGAATATGCTCTACGGCAGCGGCCTTCTCTTCTGCATTATCCATATTCCGAACAGTCTGAATGTACGAACCCAAAACACGGTACGCGGCATACTTATAGTCGATGTAAGGCATAAGCTCTTCTTCAACGATAACACGTAAGTGCTCTTTGTCTTTTTCAATGATGCTTTGATCTTTCGTAACACGCTGAAAAGTTTGCGCCGCGACTTGCTCTACCATTTTATAAGGATTACTTGAATCCACTTCTTTTGCCTGTACCAATGCAGTAGCCATCAGTGCTATAAACAAAGTCAGACATTTTGCATAGACGTTCTTTAACATATTTACTCGCTCCCTTGATTAAATAGGAACTGACCAATTAACTCTTCTAACACAAGTGCCGATTTTGTATCTGTGATCATGTCACCGTCTTTTAGCGCTTTTGATTCAACACCAAATAAAGATTCAAGATCCACACCATCCTCACTCGTCACTTCCTGACCAAGGCATTTTTGCTTCGCAGATTCAGCGGCAATAACGGGAGAAATACCTAAATATTGTTCACCTAAAATGCCCGACGTTAAAATAGAAACCGACGAAGTATCAGAAAATTGACACTCATAGTTTTTATCTAAACTCATTGAAACCATCGGCACGAACTCTTGTGGATGGATGTGAATTCCATCAACGCGGCCAATCACAACCCCACCCACCTTAATTGGCGCACGGGTTTTCAATGAACCTATATTCTCGAACTTAGCGTTTAAGGTGTAAGTCTCACCATTACCGCTTAAGCCCGAGTTAGCCACCTTTAGCGCCAGCATAACAAATGCAGCAATGCCTAATGCCACGAACAACCCAACTAAAATTTCTATTTTCCGTGTATTCATTTTTAAAACCTTTTAACTTGAGAACATAACCGCCGTTAATACAAAGTCAAAGCCAAGTACAGCCAGTGAAGAATGTACTACCGTCTCTGTCGTCGCTTTACTTATTCCTTCAGAAGTGGGAATACAGTCATAGCCTTTGTATAGCGCGATCCAAGTTACTAATAGTGCAAATACGAAACTCTTAATAAGACCATTTAAGATGTCTTGTTGAAACGACACTTGCGATTGCATAATTGACCAGAAGCTACCTGAATCTACGCCTAACCAATCAACACCCACCAAGTGTGCGCCTAAAATAGCGATCGCAGAGAATATCAATGCGAGTAACGGCATACTGATAAAACCGGCCCAAAAACGAGGGGCAACCACGCGCTTAAGCGGGTCTATCGCCATCATTTCTAAACTAGATAATTGCTCCGTAGCCTTCATCAAACCGATTTCTGCAGTTAACGCACTGCCTGCACGCCCTGCAAATAAGAGTGCAGTTACCACAGGGCCCAGCTCTCTGAGTAAACTCAAAGCAACCAAAGGCCCAAGGCTATCTTCGGCACCATACCCAACTAACACGGTATAGCCTTGTAATGCCAATACCATGCCGATAAATAAACCAGACACCATGATAATCAACAATGATTGATGGCCAACCATGTAAAGTTGCTTTATCAACAGCGGCGTGCCTTTTCGGAAATTAGGTAAGCTACATAGCGCACCAAAAAGCATCGTTGTGGCACGGCCAAGCGCAGCAAAACGGCTGAGGGTTTTGTGGCCTAGTTTTTGTAAAAAGTCGACCATACTCACTCTCCTTGCAACAGCGCTTGCTGATAATCAGGCGCTTTAAAGTGGAATGGCACAGGTCCATCCGCA
This portion of the Pseudoalteromonas sp. GCY genome encodes:
- a CDS encoding cytochrome b encodes the protein MSVNVDKAANTGVVGKVVDWIDARIPMTRVWNMHIAQYPAPKNFNFWYLFGSLAILVLVNQIVTGIWLTMNFVPSAEGAFASVEYIMRDVEYGWLLRYLHSTGASAFFIVVYLHMFRGMIYGSYQKPRELLWLFGMFIFLALMAEAFMGYLLPWGQMSFWGAQVIISLFGAIPVIGDDLTLWIRGDYVISGATLNRFFALHVIALPLVLVILVFLHIVALHEVGSNNPDGVEIKRKKGSVAEEDKPKFKFHEYYTDKKDIVDAIPFHPYYTVKDVLGVAGFLIFFCAIVFFAPEMNGFFLEAPNFEAANPLKTPEHIFPVWYFTPFYAILRAIPDKLIGVLAMGASIVALALLPWIDRGSVRSIRYRCGFHKLNIAQFVVTFVILGWIGATPQTDFKTLLSQITTVTYFMFFVLLFFYSKNEKTKPLPTRLTK
- the petA gene encoding ubiquinol-cytochrome c reductase iron-sulfur subunit, whose product is MSNAPVDNSRRRFLTIATSVVGGVGAVGAAVPFIASWNPSERAKSAGAPVEVDISKLESGQLIRVEWRGKPVWIVNRTPKMLEQMKQHEDQLRDPNSEEPQQLASAQNGYRSKRPELFVAVGICTHLGCSPSFLNGSFGEKVEGTDSGFFCPCHGSKFDMAGRVFQNVPAPLNLEIPPYTFIDDTTILVGEEEGVA
- the rpsI gene encoding 30S ribosomal protein S9 → MMANQYYGTGRRKSSSARVFLRPGTGNIVINKRSLEEFFGRETSRMVVRQPLELVEMTEKFDLYITVAGGGTTGQAGAIRHGITRALMEFDESLRPTLRKAGFVTRDARKVERKKVGLKKARKKTQFSKR
- the rplM gene encoding 50S ribosomal protein L13 — translated: MKTFVAKPETVKRDWYVVDAEGKTLGRIATEIARRLRGKHKAEYTPHVDTGDYIIVINAEKVTVTGNKTQDKMYYAHSGYPGGLKSINFEKLQAKKPEMIIEKAVKGMLPRGPLGREMFRKLKVYAGNEHNHAAQQPQVLDI
- the zapE gene encoding cell division protein ZapE; amino-acid sequence: MTPWEKYQQDLQRDDFQYDSAQENAVKHLQRLYDDLINQPPVKQNFFSRLFGKAELPKVKGLYFWGGVGRGKTYLVDTFYDALPTERKMRVHFHRFMHRVHAELKKLNEVKNPLESIADTFKSETDIICFDEFFVQDITDAMLLGGLMQALFARGIVLVATSNIVPDDLYKNGLQRARFLPAIELVKANTEVVNVDSGIDYRLRTLEQAEIFHSPLDKQADENLFDYFNKLSPEPGKAGQAIEIEGRMIQTRMVSDCIVMFDFPALCETARSQVDYMEISRLYNTVILSNVKQMGQQNDDAARRFIALVDEFYERNVTLIISAAAPITELYTEGTLNFEFKRCISRLQEMQSHEYLAKEHLA
- a CDS encoding YhcB family protein; translated protein: MTTVTWLGLLIIVAIAAFFLGGFVTKKQFKHDELEVQAQQAKHDLEQYRQDVSDHLASTKKLVNKMQDSYQQLLTHVEETNQLLTQERPSHPADPFFSKETTEQLQASLQARPERRRKQDPSFEAPPSDYAEGETGLFSGQKKESEQIKAS
- a CDS encoding DegQ family serine endoprotease, which encodes MKFKLSLLSAALLSSSLLLLPQQSMAKLPVAVDGQQLPTLAPMLEKVAPGVVSIQVKGAKEVRRRVDPFDFFFGQPQPRSQKRPFSGLGSGVIIDADKGYVVTNNHVIDDADEMLVTLKDGREFEAKLIGSDAESDIALLQIDGEDLTEIKLANSDKLRVGDFSVAIGNPFGLSHTVTSGIISALGRSGLNIEGYEDFIQTDAAINQGNSGGALVNLNGELIGINTAILGASGGNVGIGFAIPSNMMKNLVDQIVEYGEVRRGSLGILGRTLDAGLAKAQGFDVKRGAYVMRVVEDSAADKAGLKANDVIVSLNGDDIESFNELHGKVATMGEGREVRLGVYRDGKTKFIDVELGGKQEEQANAEDVHPNLRGAVLESGERNGNEGVVITSVEPRSPAARVGLEEGDVIMQVNRQRVTSVKDMSKLINGIKGNIVLGIKRDRETVFYLIQ
- a CDS encoding trypsin-like peptidase domain-containing protein, whose amino-acid sequence is MFKLIKFIFPPLLAGLGIAFIIIWFNPELRANLPKLEAPHIQAHHMSFAEAVEKTAPAVVTIFSEGFSNQPRYQRQSTVRELGSGVIMSRDGYILTNYHVVNNADQIIVLLPDGRQYSDTQLIGFDTITDLALLKIPAENLPVIPIDHDYSPRVGDVVLAIGNPLNIGQTITQGIISATGKQTLTESQFNNLLQMDAAINVGNSGGAVVNSNGALVGITSAQFRTRLNIDIQGISFAIPYDLALDVMHKLIMDGRVIRGYLGFRGTPVDNTGKSVTDLYTPIVGLAVSELDPLGPAWQAGMKEHDIVVKVGGEPVTNPQRTLKTIGNTAPGTKLEFEVLRGGQRLTITVEVAELETGLY
- the murA gene encoding UDP-N-acetylglucosamine 1-carboxyvinyltransferase; the encoded protein is MDQFVIQGGTTLAGEVTISGAKNAALPILFAALLGDGKSRFSNVPHLRDIGTTEALLKTLGAEVEWDGDILEINGATVNSVLAPYELVKQMRASVLALGPLVARFGQAQVSLPGGCAIGARPVDLHISGLEKMGAKIKVENGYIHAVTEGRLRGAEIFMETVSVGATENLLMAATLADGKTVIDNAAREPEIINLAECLVAMGAKIRGAGSSRIEIEGVERLNGCEHKILPDRIETGTFLVAAAMAKGEVLCKNTDYHSLEPVLEKLRAANAIVEVSEDSIYVDMRQRVLKAVNIKTMPHPGFPTDMQAQFTALNVVAEGSATITETIFENRFMHVPELQRMGANIRLEGNTAICGETESLSGAQVMATDLRASASLILTGIVATGETIVDRIYHVDRGYQKIEDKLSRLGANIKRRKT
- a CDS encoding BolA family protein, with product METNQVETLLRDALSLDEIIVKANGSHYEVIAVGTCFDGLRRLKREQLIYGPLMDTIKDGTIHAVSIRAFTPDEWQKERKFILPQ
- a CDS encoding STAS domain-containing protein, which gives rise to MVTPNISFTESKGEIVLTGELTRASLPSALKQSTIVQVLKNAQSTVYFNLSEVTRVDTAGLAWLIHSLGQLKQRDIRLELKNTPEQLQNLMELGQVTTLFE
- a CDS encoding MlaC/ttg2D family ABC transporter substrate-binding protein, encoding MLKNVYAKCLTLFIALMATALVQAKEVDSSNPYKMVEQVAAQTFQRVTKDQSIIEKDKEHLRVIVEEELMPYIDYKYAAYRVLGSYIQTVRNMDNAEEKAAAVEHIREFIDVFRNYLIATYAGVFTQYKDQKVEFGEHRPFDKEDIAVVKTKIVEAGKPDIKIDFKVRRGKDNDWRAFDMMAEGISLLDAKQTELHGILRQQGIEHVIQLLDKKSKLPVQFRGDDGDA
- the mlaD gene encoding outer membrane lipid asymmetry maintenance protein MlaD; its protein translation is MNTRKIEILVGLFVALGIAAFVMLALKVANSGLSGNGETYTLNAKFENIGSLKTRAPIKVGGVVIGRVDGIHIHPQEFVPMVSMSLDKNYECQFSDTSSVSILTSGILGEQYLGISPVIAAESAKQKCLGQEVTSEDGVDLESLFGVESKALKDGDMITDTKSALVLEELIGQFLFNQGSE
- the mlaE gene encoding lipid asymmetry maintenance ABC transporter permease subunit MlaE, whose product is MVDFLQKLGHKTLSRFAALGRATTMLFGALCSLPNFRKGTPLLIKQLYMVGHQSLLIIMVSGLFIGMVLALQGYTVLVGYGAEDSLGPLVALSLLRELGPVVTALLFAGRAGSALTAEIGLMKATEQLSSLEMMAIDPLKRVVAPRFWAGFISMPLLALIFSAIAILGAHLVGVDWLGVDSGSFWSIMQSQVSFQQDILNGLIKSFVFALLVTWIALYKGYDCIPTSEGISKATTETVVHSSLAVLGFDFVLTAVMFSS